A window of the Zonotrichia leucophrys gambelii isolate GWCS_2022_RI chromosome 18, RI_Zleu_2.0, whole genome shotgun sequence genome harbors these coding sequences:
- the RPL38 gene encoding large ribosomal subunit protein eL38 has product MPRKIEEIKDFLLTARRKDAKSVKIKKNKDNVKFKVRCSRYLYTLVITDKEKAEKLKQSLPPGLAVKELK; this is encoded by the exons ATG CCTCGCAAGATTGAGGAGATCAAGGATTTCCTGCTGACAGCGCGGCGGAAGGACGCCAAGT cCGTCAAGATCAAGAAGAACAAGGACAATGTGAAGTTCAAGGTGCGCTGCAGCCGGTACCTCTACACCCTGGTCATCACCGAcaaggagaaggcagagaagctgaagcagtccctgcccccag GTCTGGCCGTGAAGGAGCTGAAATGA
- the TTYH2 gene encoding protein tweety homolog 2 isoform X2 — MGPARADYLAPWWAAWLHGLPHRDPRLQPVPSTFRPQDPDYQQSLLVLGLLAAVCLGLNLLFLTVYLICLCCCKREQDAESKRPHSCCVTWMAVTAGLICCAAVGVGFYGNSETNDGVFQLLYALDHANQTLTGIDSLVASTTLQMQGALEQHLARLNELLASRGDYVQTLKFTQQLAGSIVLQLQGLPAWRGVSADLTELSGQVAYVEYYRWLAYLLFFILVLTVCLLACLGLAKHSRCLLLLMLCCGLLMLVLSWASMAVDTAAAVGTSDFCVAPDKFIMNQTDDEISAEVVHYYLYCDQSLSSPFQQALTVFQRSLTTMQIQIQGLIQYALPLFPTAEKDLLRVQQLLNSSETSLHQLTALLDCRGLHKDYLDGLIGICYDGVEGLLYLGLFSLLAAAAFSTVICAAPRAWQQLAGRERDYDDMDEEDPFNPAARRMATHRPPRGQLRSFCSYSSSLGSQSSLQPPAAQTVSNAPVSENQAVLFGGNPRYENVPLIGRGSPPPTYSPSMRATYLAVTDEHIRHRGDFPA, encoded by the exons ATGGGGCCCGCCCGCGCCGATTACCTGGCGCCCTGGTGGGCGGCCTGGCTGCACGGGCTCCCGCACCGCGACCCCCGCCTGCAGCCCGTGCCCAGCACCTTCCGCCCGCAGGACCCCGACTACCAGCAG TCGCTGCTTGTCCTGGGCTTGCTGGCCGCCGTGTGCCTCGGCCTcaacctcctcttcctcaccgTGTACCTgatctgcctgtgctgctgcaagaGGGAGCAGGACGCCGAGAGCAAGCGGCCCCACTCGTGTTGTGTCACCTGGATGGCCGTCACCGCCGGGCTCATCTGCTG CGCCGCCGTTGGCGTCGGCTTCTACGGGAACAGCGAGACCAACGACGGCGTTTTCCAGCTGCTCTATGCCCTGGACCACGCCAACCAGACCCTGACTGGCATCGACTCCCTG GTTGCCAGCACCACGCTGCAGATGCAGGGAGCgctggagcagcacctggcacGGCTGAACGAGCTGCTGGCCTCGCGGGGGGATTACGTGCAGACCCTCAAGTTCACGCAGCAGCTGGCTGGCAgcattgtcctgcagctccaggggctgccagcCTGGCGGGGCGTCAGCGCTGACCTCACCGAGCTGTCGGGACAGGTGGCCTATGTGGAGTATTACAG GTGGTTGGCTTACCTGCTCTTCTTCATCCTCGTCCTCACCGTCTGCCTGCTggcctgcctggggctggccaAGCACTCccgctgcctcctgctcct gatgctgtgctgtgggctgcTCATGCTGGTCCTCAGCTGGGCCTCCATGGCCGTGGACACGGCGGCTGCAGTG ggcaCCAGCGACTTCTGTGTGGCCCCGGACAAGTTCATCATGAACCAGACAGATGATGAGATCAGCGCAG AGGTGGTTCATTATTACCTGTACTGTGACCAGAGCCtgagcagccccttccagcag GCTCTCACCGTGTTCCAGCGCTCGCTGACCACCATGCAGATCCAGATCCAGGGGCTCATCCAGTATGCGCTGCCCCTCTTCCCCACAGCTGAG AAAGACCTTTTGagggtgcagcagctcctcaacTCCTCGGAGACCAGCCTGCACCAGCTGACAGCGCTGCTGGACTGCCGGGGGCTGCACAAG GACTACCTGGATGGCCTCATTGGCATCTGCTACGACGGCGTGGAGGGGCTGCTCTACCTGGGGCTCTTCTCCCTGCTGGCGGCCGCCGCCTTCTCCACGGTGATCTGCGCGGCCCCAcgagcctggcagcagctggctgggag GGAGCGGGACTACGATGACATGGACGAGGAGGACCCGTTCAACCCCGCAGCACGGCGCATGGCCACGCACCGCCCTCCGCGGGGGCAGCTGCGCAGCTTCTGCAGctacagcagcagcctgggcagccagagcagcctgcagcccccGGCAGCACAGACCGTGTCCAACGCCCCCGTGTCTGA GAACCAGGCCGTGCTCTTCGGAGGGAACCCCCGCTATGAGAACGTGCCCCTCATCGGGAGGGGCTCTCCTCCCCCCACG TACTCCCCGAGCATGAGGGCCACGTACCTGGCGGTCACCGATGAGCACATCCGGCACCGCGGCGACTTCCCGGCCTAG
- the TTYH2 gene encoding protein tweety homolog 2 isoform X1: MGPARADYLAPWWAAWLHGLPHRDPRLQPVPSTFRPQDPDYQQSLLVLGLLAAVCLGLNLLFLTVYLICLCCCKREQDAESKRPHSCCVTWMAVTAGLICCAAVGVGFYGNSETNDGVFQLLYALDHANQTLTGIDSLVASTTLQMQGALEQHLARLNELLASRGDYVQTLKFTQQLAGSIVLQLQGLPAWRGVSADLTELSGQVAYVEYYRWLAYLLFFILVLTVCLLACLGLAKHSRCLLLLMLCCGLLMLVLSWASMAVDTAAAVGTSDFCVAPDKFIMNQTDDEISAEVVHYYLYCDQSLSSPFQQALTVFQRSLTTMQIQIQGLIQYALPLFPTAEKDLLRVQQLLNSSETSLHQLTALLDCRGLHKDYLDGLIGICYDGVEGLLYLGLFSLLAAAAFSTVICAAPRAWQQLAGRERDYDDMDEEDPFNPAARRMATHRPPRGQLRSFCSYSSSLGSQSSLQPPAAQTVSNAPVSEYMNQAVLFGGNPRYENVPLIGRGSPPPTYSPSMRATYLAVTDEHIRHRGDFPA, translated from the exons ATGGGGCCCGCCCGCGCCGATTACCTGGCGCCCTGGTGGGCGGCCTGGCTGCACGGGCTCCCGCACCGCGACCCCCGCCTGCAGCCCGTGCCCAGCACCTTCCGCCCGCAGGACCCCGACTACCAGCAG TCGCTGCTTGTCCTGGGCTTGCTGGCCGCCGTGTGCCTCGGCCTcaacctcctcttcctcaccgTGTACCTgatctgcctgtgctgctgcaagaGGGAGCAGGACGCCGAGAGCAAGCGGCCCCACTCGTGTTGTGTCACCTGGATGGCCGTCACCGCCGGGCTCATCTGCTG CGCCGCCGTTGGCGTCGGCTTCTACGGGAACAGCGAGACCAACGACGGCGTTTTCCAGCTGCTCTATGCCCTGGACCACGCCAACCAGACCCTGACTGGCATCGACTCCCTG GTTGCCAGCACCACGCTGCAGATGCAGGGAGCgctggagcagcacctggcacGGCTGAACGAGCTGCTGGCCTCGCGGGGGGATTACGTGCAGACCCTCAAGTTCACGCAGCAGCTGGCTGGCAgcattgtcctgcagctccaggggctgccagcCTGGCGGGGCGTCAGCGCTGACCTCACCGAGCTGTCGGGACAGGTGGCCTATGTGGAGTATTACAG GTGGTTGGCTTACCTGCTCTTCTTCATCCTCGTCCTCACCGTCTGCCTGCTggcctgcctggggctggccaAGCACTCccgctgcctcctgctcct gatgctgtgctgtgggctgcTCATGCTGGTCCTCAGCTGGGCCTCCATGGCCGTGGACACGGCGGCTGCAGTG ggcaCCAGCGACTTCTGTGTGGCCCCGGACAAGTTCATCATGAACCAGACAGATGATGAGATCAGCGCAG AGGTGGTTCATTATTACCTGTACTGTGACCAGAGCCtgagcagccccttccagcag GCTCTCACCGTGTTCCAGCGCTCGCTGACCACCATGCAGATCCAGATCCAGGGGCTCATCCAGTATGCGCTGCCCCTCTTCCCCACAGCTGAG AAAGACCTTTTGagggtgcagcagctcctcaacTCCTCGGAGACCAGCCTGCACCAGCTGACAGCGCTGCTGGACTGCCGGGGGCTGCACAAG GACTACCTGGATGGCCTCATTGGCATCTGCTACGACGGCGTGGAGGGGCTGCTCTACCTGGGGCTCTTCTCCCTGCTGGCGGCCGCCGCCTTCTCCACGGTGATCTGCGCGGCCCCAcgagcctggcagcagctggctgggag GGAGCGGGACTACGATGACATGGACGAGGAGGACCCGTTCAACCCCGCAGCACGGCGCATGGCCACGCACCGCCCTCCGCGGGGGCAGCTGCGCAGCTTCTGCAGctacagcagcagcctgggcagccagagcagcctgcagcccccGGCAGCACAGACCGTGTCCAACGCCCCCGTGTCTGAGTACAT GAACCAGGCCGTGCTCTTCGGAGGGAACCCCCGCTATGAGAACGTGCCCCTCATCGGGAGGGGCTCTCCTCCCCCCACG TACTCCCCGAGCATGAGGGCCACGTACCTGGCGGTCACCGATGAGCACATCCGGCACCGCGGCGACTTCCCGGCCTAG